GAGCGAGGGGCTCTTCTGCAAAAAAAACGCACACAAACGTGTCAAGTCGTTCACAGGTGGTCCTCTACAATGTTGGCGCGCCACGTGGGCAAGCCATACGTCCAGATACGAGGGAAGTGACCGTATTTGCACGAGGATGCAAGTTAGATGACCACAAATCCGTATTTTTAAAGTTTTAGCATTAAACTGAACATCGAGCGCAAGTTCTATGACTCCCGATGATATTACCTCTATGTAATAAGACGTTTTTGTAGTTCAAGAGGTAGTATCAAATTGCAGGGTCAATGGTCAATCGAACACAGATTCAGTTACAAGGCTTTCACCGAGCCCCAGGATCAGTTCCTCAATCACTCCCACTAGACAGAAGGCTGAAGGCACATGTCAAAACATACTTCACATTCCCTGCTCAGATATTCAGTTCTACTGCATAGTACAGACCTTTCACGAGAATTCTTTTTCACGCCGATAAATATCTCTCTATGCTGGCCACGGTCAcatgaataatttcatatttaatCATGCAAGGAAGAAGGATTTAGCTACTAGAGCAATGCAGAGTCGTCTAGGATCACTCCGTTCCATCTGCGCTGGGCGCTGGTACCGGTGGCTGCGCAGCAGCATCTTCCGGCACCGTCTCCACGTTCTCTGCCGAGCCGTCTTTGGAAGCCGGCAAGTTTGCGTCATCGCTTACTTCCTCGTCCCAATACCTCTCGAGCAGCGTCATAGCTAACTTGTAAACAGCATCATTGTCGAAATCCTGTAGTTCTTCTAAATTGTCCAGGCCTCCATTCTCCAGAATAAACTGCGCATATGGGTTCGTCACAGATTCATTGCCCTGCTTCCCAATCTCACCCTCCACGAGTATATTTTGGAGACCTTCCAGACACGTGTACACAAGATCAACGTCTTGGTACTTGAGGACATTGCAGAGTGGCTCCAAACATCCCCGGCTCACCAAATATCTGCGGTCAGAAAGTGAAAAAGTCATTGCAAAGCACCTCATTCTACATCAGGCACATACAGAATCATGAAATTAAGTGCATCCAAGTTGTGTGCAGGGAGTACTAGCACGCTGGATAACCACAGGCTACGACTTACTGGATTTGATCGCTTGAACCACCAGAGGCAGCATTTGATATAGCCCAAGCAGCTTCCTTCTTTAGATCAGTTTCTGAGGTCTTTAGTAGGACAATTACAtggttcataacatcagcatcaaTGACTGCCTGTCAAAAGAATTATGAGTCAACCAACAGTAATAGTAATAACATAAATGTGCAAGATTCAGTTGACATAGGGCAAAATACTGATGCAACTAATGTACATTCAGTTCCCTTCGACTGAAGGCAGGAGGAGCCTAGCTTTATTGGATAAACACCAAAATCAGCATATAACTTGTTACCTGAATCTGATCCTTGCTGCCGGCGGTAATATTAGAAACAATTAGACAAGCCTGTTTCTTGATGATCTTTGGATAATTCCGCGCTAATAACTGGGCTAAGCAAGGAAGAATGCCCTGTTCTACTATGACCTGAAAAACATTATTGCACAGGTTCAACACACCAAAATAAACACCGGCTAGGCATTGTAGCAAAACAATAGACAATTTTTTTTTCTGACAGCGACGCACACGCAAACTACAATAAATACAAAGCATTTTATGTCGGAGGCATGCAGAGCTCCCCTAAGGTTTCACAACTTCATACTGCATGGAGTGTGCATGAATTGATCGCAATATGGGCATACGAACTTGCGAAGTATGAAATCAGTGAGCCTGGTACCAAACAGTGGTGTTAGAGGATGAACAGCTGGTGAGGTTTATTGAGGAATTGAAATGATCTAGTCAGACTCCAATAATGTAAATATGCAATATTAGGTACAGTTGTTGCAGCTAATGTAAGATGAACTTCGGGCAATAGAGCAACCACCCCCAGCCCCACCCGCCAATTCAGCCAACTACATAGTCGGTTCCTCTGATCTCGTTGTTGCAGTTAACTGACAATCCATATTGGTTAAATATAAAGGATAACAACAATCAAATAGTATAGGTCTATACAAATTTAACCAACCTGAACTTGAGTATCATCTCCGGCAGAAATTCTCGCGAGTGACGTAATGACAGGGAGAAGAATATTAGCTGACGCATGCCTAAAATCAGGACAAAAGAGTGTTTCATATGATGAGTCATGAGTGGTTTTTCCTCATATGTGAAAATGCATACAAAACTGAGCCCACCAACTTACATCAGAAGTTTTACAAGTTGAGGGCATACACCTGCATCTAATGCATCTTGGATGCCACCTTCCACACCATCGCATATATAATAAAGAGCCCAGCATGCATCTGCCAAGATCTTCTCATCAGCGGAATGGATAAGAAGGCTGATTATTTCCAGTATTGATTTCACCTGCAATGATCAACCAAAACAGATTCAGCAAATTATTTGTTCACATGTTAACTAGGGAATATAATCATACATAGACCTACTTGTATTTCAGCCGGTAATTTCCCAAAACAAAGGTTTGACAGTGCCCATGTAGCAGTCCTCAGAACTGAAACTTTCATGTCTTCTTTAAATTGAGCTAGTAATGGCGTAACAGCGCCATGATCAAGAACAGTCTCTCTGCAGCTAGGCATGTCTGCAGCTATATTTCCAAGGGCCCATGTAGCCTGCTTAACAACAGAACCAACAATATAAGTAACAAAACCATTTCAAAAACAATGTACGACAGAGTATCATTCTTTGACCTGGTGTCTGATATTAGCATCTGGGGATTCTAAGAGCTCTACCAGCCTCGGAACAGCACCGCATTCTGCAACTAGCAGTGTGTAATCAGACGCAGCTATGTTGGTAAGCACCCATGCTGCTTCCATCTGCAAAAGGTGTACACGGTATAAGATTATTTACAGAGGAAAACAAAGGGAAGAAACAAAAGAGAACAAACAGACAGCCATACTTGGAGCTGAGGAGGTCTTTGTCTTGAAAGGAACTCAGCAAACCTTGGTAGGACATCCGCTCTAATGATTTTTATCATGGTTGAGTTCTTCCCTACAGATATAACAATAACAAGTTAATCTTTAGCCACACACAAAAGAAATGGCATCTCACATTAAACATGTCAAGTACCGTCCGAGAGAAGTTTCCTGAACTGGACTGTGGCTTCCAACTGAGTAGCTGTGTCATCTGACCAGACTTTATCCACCATTTCTGATAGGCCTTCAAGCTAACTGGATACAAGAGACAGAATAAGGAAAGTCTGGAAAGAAAGATAATGAGTGCGCACCACAAGTAATTCTTGCATTGTTACAAAAGAAAGGATCTGATCTATCGCATAAACAGTTGACATTTGCCAATCCATAGGAGGAACTTGTCACGGGCTCCTTACAGTTCACATTTTCAAAAGCAGGCAGATAACTAGCCAAAATCTATATACTACTAGTGACTAGTGAGTAGTAAGTGTGTTCATCCAAACATGGCAGTGAGGCGTTTTGGTAGAAAAAATCATGCAGTAACCATGTATTCTCTGTTGGAATTATCTTTTGCGCGTCATCCACTTGCGTGCATGAGCTATAATTCGCAGAACGAATAAATTTCAAACACAAGGTGGCAAATCATACTACTTTCTTAAAACGGCTAGAGTCGGAACCCTAAGTACCGCACCTCAGCGTCGGCGGCGGCCCGAAGAGCATCTGCGGGGGGCGGAGAGGACGGGGGCGAAGACGGCTCGGAGGAaggaggtggcgcggtggcgtCTGCGGCCGCATCGGGGGGAGGCACGACGGGGGCGGGGGTAAGGCTGGGCTCCTCGCGGCGGCGCTTGAAGAGGCCGGCGTCGCGGTTGCGGCGACGGAGGGCGAGGAGGCGGTCCTCGCGGCGCCGGCGCGAGCGGGCTGCGTCCACGCCCGGTGGCTTGTAGGCGCCGCGGCGCGCCTCGTCGGACGGCCGCCGTGGGACGCGCGGCATGGCTGCGGACGCGGCGAGATAGGCTCGGGTCGGGCTCTGCTTTGTTTCGGGCCGGATCCTGTTTGAGGAGCTGGTGCGGTCGGAACATGCTCGTGGTCCCTTCATGCCACCGTACCGTATCCATTTTTCTTTTAACACACGCGGACGCTTATACATACACTTATCCCTATCAATTTTCGATGTACAAATTTGAATCCACAAACATCCACGGACGCAAACAACATGTGATGCAGTTTTCCTCTCGTCCCTGACGGCTGCAACCTTAGCCGCCGCCAGGGCCGATCTTCCAACGCCGTTCTCccgcggctcccctccgccggcgacctagGTCGtcgtcggtgggggggggggggggggggggcgccggatccacgcgtgtggatcgatTTTACTCCCTTATAGTTTagatttttaggttgttcatcgtttTTGCTTCGGTGGCGACGATGGCGGCATTGAATAAAGAATCTTCGAATCCTTCCCTGACGAGGCAGTTGAcgagcgttggtgtcaagctcagagatgttctgctatcttttcagttttgtcatgtcggtctttacgtgatttgtactttgttctttatgatatgaatgagacacgtattatcatgCAAAAAAACATCCACGGACGCGGCCGGTACATATCCGCTTTGATTACCTTTCAAATTTTTCCATCATGTATATATGATTGATggagatgaagagagagaaagaaagaataAACAATGAAAAAATATGGTCCACGGTGACCCGCATCGTATATGATAGACTGTCTGGTCACGTCTGAACATTCTCACTTTCTCtcattatggatgggcttaggcccatataagacaataatccctggttaatctctaAGGTCCATGAATGTCACTGCAAGTGGTGGGAAGTTTGATGAAAAATTTAGTACCATCCTGCTACAGTAAAAAGAGTGAGACCTCTTTACGTACTGTACATGCTCACATACTTAGgtatcggtatgagatgcataccaTATTTGTCATGTTTGTTGTATACTCATGAATTAGATTAGTCAAAAAATGTtaatatttccaacatatataTGGGGTGGGTATGATAATTTTGTGGACTGTCCGGACAAAGTGAGGAGTCCGGTTGGGTGGTTTTTTATCCTTCTCTCTGTTGTCTAGGTAGTGGCTGGCTATCCGCCCGGACATTTGGAGAGGATATGAGGTcttcggttgtagatgctcttgcTACTCTAACTCTATACGCATTAATATCTCGCCACATAAATAATCCATCTTGTTATCTCCTTGCCGAATTCCCTCTCAGTTCTTGAGGT
This region of Triticum aestivum cultivar Chinese Spring chromosome 2D, IWGSC CS RefSeq v2.1, whole genome shotgun sequence genomic DNA includes:
- the LOC123051484 gene encoding importin subunit alpha-1a isoform X1; the encoded protein is MPRVPRRPSDEARRGAYKPPGVDAARSRRRREDRLLALRRRNRDAGLFKRRREEPSLTPAPVVPPPDAAADATAPPPSSEPSSPPSSPPPADALRAAADAELEGLSEMVDKVWSDDTATQLEATVQFRKLLSDGKNSTMIKIIRADVLPRFAEFLSRQRPPQLQMEAAWVLTNIAASDYTLLVAECGAVPRLVELLESPDANIRHQATWALGNIAADMPSCRETVLDHGAVTPLLAQFKEDMKVSVLRTATWALSNLCFGKLPAEIQVKSILEIISLLIHSADEKILADACWALYYICDGVEGGIQDALDAGVCPQLVKLLMHASANILLPVITSLARISAGDDTQVQVIVEQGILPCLAQLLARNYPKIIKKQACLIVSNITAGSKDQIQAVIDADVMNHVIVLLKTSETDLKKEAAWAISNAASGGSSDQIQYLVSRGCLEPLCNVLKYQDVDLVYTCLEGLQNILVEGEIGKQGNESVTNPYAQFILENGGLDNLEELQDFDNDAVYKLAMTLLERYWDEEVSDDANLPASKDGSAENVETVPEDAAAQPPVPAPSADGTE
- the LOC123051484 gene encoding importin subunit alpha-4 isoform X2; the encoded protein is MVDKVWSDDTATQLEATVQFRKLLSDGKNSTMIKIIRADVLPRFAEFLSRQRPPQLQMEAAWVLTNIAASDYTLLVAECGAVPRLVELLESPDANIRHQATWALGNIAADMPSCRETVLDHGAVTPLLAQFKEDMKVSVLRTATWALSNLCFGKLPAEIQVKSILEIISLLIHSADEKILADACWALYYICDGVEGGIQDALDAGVCPQLVKLLMHASANILLPVITSLARISAGDDTQVQVIVEQGILPCLAQLLARNYPKIIKKQACLIVSNITAGSKDQIQAVIDADVMNHVIVLLKTSETDLKKEAAWAISNAASGGSSDQIQYLVSRGCLEPLCNVLKYQDVDLVYTCLEGLQNILVEGEIGKQGNESVTNPYAQFILENGGLDNLEELQDFDNDAVYKLAMTLLERYWDEEVSDDANLPASKDGSAENVETVPEDAAAQPPVPAPSADGTE